A window from Culex pipiens pallens isolate TS chromosome 3, TS_CPP_V2, whole genome shotgun sequence encodes these proteins:
- the LOC128093356 gene encoding uncharacterized protein LOC128093356 has protein sequence MGWLPVTVLCHVLLLHGVCADFGLPDGVPDSWMVEFNAVQLRDALNEVAGSLQRIPAVLYSERVQESAKIITELMNNVFKWGIESNSAIIKYQTGIKNINNELAGAVKRLTPFTSDSSLLLLQDSISESFTRTYYALLNRDESDVYTIKQTFQTLRYKMSDLLRSTSQQLFSDIQTTTESLASMILTRSAASERCTPLLSPRILGTFGPMHGDLVNCINRERGRLSRITDSVDKVMQLLQVTAADFSSDIGSCSRFGAFATDRAEFVRAKGCLETNVQEMYRYDQVINSILTLLQPSVEKEADASRFRLHLCVTQRTDELRSLMEDTRQAVGTCVDTAA, from the exons ATGGGTTGGCTCCCGGTTACCGTTTTGTGCCACGTTTTGCTGTTG CACGGTGTTTGTGCGGATTTCGGTCTTCCCGACGGAGTTCCGGACTCGTGGATGGTCGAGTTCAACGCCGTGCAACTGCGGGATGCGTTGAACGAAGTGGCTGGTTCGCTGCAGAGAATACCGGCGGTGTTATACTCGGAAAGGGTCCAAGAATCGGCCAAGATCATCACGGAGCTGATGAACAAT GTCTTCAAGTGGGGAAT TGAAAGTAACTCCGCGATTATCAAGTATCAAACTGGAATTAAAAACATCAACAATGAATTGGCTGGAGCGGTGAAACGATTGACCCCGTTTACAAGCGATAGCTCCTTGCTATTACTGCAAGATTCCATTTCCGAGTCCTTCACACGAACCTATTACGCTCTGCTCAATCGCGATGAATCGGACGTGTACACGATCAAGCAAACGTTCCAAACGTTACGGTACAAAATGTCCGATTTGCTCCGATCAACCTCGCAACAGCTCTTTTCCGACATTCAAACTACGACAGAATCGTTAGCATCGATGATTCTAACCCGATCTGCCGCATCAGAACGATGCACGCCCCTGCTGAGCCCGAGAATCCTCGGAACATTCGGACCCATGCACGGTGATCTCGTGAATTGCATCAACCGAGAACGAGGTCGCCTTTCACGGATTACCGATTCGGTGGACAAGGTGATGCAACTGTTGCAGGTTACCGCCGCAGACTTTTCGTCCGACATCGGAAGCTGCTCGAGATTTGGAGCTTTTGCTACCGATCGAGCAGAGTTTGTCAGAGCCAAGGGTTGTCTGGAGACG AACGTCCAAGAGATGTACCGTTACGATCAGGTGATCAACTCCATACTTACGCTGCTGCAACCCAGCGTCGAGAAGGAAGCTGACGCCAGCCGGTTCCGACTGCATCTGTGCGTGACCCAGAGAACGGATGAGCTGCGATCGTTGATGGAAGATACCCGCCAGGCAGTGGGCACGTGCGTGGATACCGCTGCGTAG
- the LOC128093355 gene encoding uncharacterized protein LOC128093355, with translation MRWLLVGIVCCVVSNAHSEEIGATPSLNRQLESNAKLLRSSLDELVAPLGKLDLKFRTPAIRKAAESVTGIARSVADIGRKLADGFDKIAARRTESVENVAETVSSPFEEMAQFFSSEAPGHVANLERLMGGLSGGEFRTALEGVNRASVDSSKAVERLAKGALKASGDSSTPDVGPSLLTIRDQVNVLARAVESSASNIKEANTQMELAGLVAPVIDIPFDPKVWFEFILFDFEVAAAVDRYQTAVRNVHTDLSAAVRRLDIFAQNKDLQPLIESHSEAYTQIYYELTNRNQTDVATIQRGFESIRTNVSDIMNITGTQFYTEMHAAEDALATMFLARNSFAAQCSRTHTPSITASLAPLQGEIVTCLSRERLHLPRLGENVNKVLQLLQTNNVDFAADISSCTRFPLASPNDQGLNQARGCLETNLDELNQYRQLLSSELDQLQTVVQLEADASVFRTNLCIKQSTNEAASLLKGIQRTINRCAVTGM, from the exons ATGCGTTGGCTATTAGTTGGAATCGTGTGCTGCGTGGTG AGCAACGCACATTCCGAAGAAATTGGAGCAACACCGTCGTTGAACAGGCAACTCGAGTCCAACGCCAAGTTACTTAGAAGCTCGTTGGATGAGCTGGTAGCTCCACTGGGGAAGCTGGACCTCAAATTTCGTACGCCGGCGATCCGAAAGGCTGCCGAGAGCGTAACCGGTATCGCGAGATCCGTCGCGGACATCGGGAGAAAGCTTGCGGACGGATTTGATAAGATAGCTGCCAGGAGGACGGAATCTGTGGAGAATGTGGCCGAAACGGTGAGCAGCCCGTTTGAAGAAATGGCACAGTTCTTTTCGAGTGAAGCTCCTGGACACGTGGCTAATCTGGAACGTCTAATGGGTGGTTTGAGTGGTGGAGAATTCAGAACGGCTTTGGAAGGTGTTAACCGAGCTTCCGTGGACAGTAGCAAGGCCGTGGAACGGCTGGCCAAGGGAGCTTTGAAAGCATCTGGAGATTCTAGCACACCTGACGTCGGACCTTCATTGCTCACAATTCGAGACCAGGTTAATGTTCTGGCACGTGCGGTTGAATCCTCTGCTTCAAACATTAAGGAAGCCAACACCCAGATGGAACTCGCCGGTCTCGTGGCACCCGTTATAGACATTCCGTTTGATCCAAAAGTCTGGTTCGAATTCATTTTGTTCGACTTTGAAGTTGCAGCTGCGGTTGACCGCTACCAAACCGCTGTTCGGAATGTCCACACGGATCTGTCCGCAGCAGTTCGACGGCTGGACATTTTTGCCCAGAACAAAGACCTGCAACCACTGATCGAGTCCCACTCGGAGGCGTACACCCAAATCTACTACGAACTCACCAACCGCAACCAAACGGACGTAGCCACTATCCAGCGGGGCTTCGAATCGATCCGAACCAACGTCTCGGACATCATGAACATTACCGGAACCCAGTTCTACACGGAGATGCACGCCGCCGAGGATGCCCTGGCTACCATGTTCCTAGCCCGAAACTCGTTCGCAGCGCAGTGTAGCCGCACTCACACTCCGTCCATAACGGCGTCCCTCGCGCCCCTTCAAGGTGAAATCGTGACCTGTCTGTCCCGGGAACGTCTCCATCTTCCCAGACTCGGCGAAAACGTCAACAAAGTGTTGCAGCTACTCCAAACCAACAACGTGGACTTTGCCGCGGACATTTCCAGCTGCACTCGGTTCCCTCTGGCGTCCCCCAACGATCAGGGGCTCAACCAGGCTCGGGGATGTCTGGAGACAAACCTCGACGAGCTAAACCAGTACCGGCAGTTGTTGAGCAGCGAGTTGGATCAGCTGCAGACGGTGGTCCAACTGGAAGCCGATGCCAGCGTGTTTCGGACAAACTTGTGCATCAAGCAGAGCACCAATGAGGCTGCATCGTTGCTGAAGGGCATTCAGCGGACTATCAACAGGTGTGCTGTTACCGGGATGTGA